In one window of Gossypium hirsutum isolate 1008001.06 chromosome A01, Gossypium_hirsutum_v2.1, whole genome shotgun sequence DNA:
- the LOC107917569 gene encoding F-box protein At4g22280, with protein sequence MAKQVKMENVDRISGLHDSILIHILSFLSAKQVIRTSILSTRWRYLFALLPNLHFDFEGDLWRRGYTSYRHIDIYSYASLVDKMLITHNMTNIDKFRLKCRTMIDPDRFHAWISAAVHRGVKHLDLNISPGKFTTRPAVLFTCRTLVTLKLCMEFDFVLDVPKGAHFPNLKTIHLEEVNFSNDDSVKSLLSGCTSLEDLVIEKFLMSNISNFNISHPFLKRLTLLYTYQSDYGWITIDAPNLVYLEYDDELVAGYSLQNLQSLVKADIDISNSLQVDGSTFFRGICNVRSLILSDTSLELLLSCAPLPVFPNLVKLKIHCSNDLRPYYDQWEKGLETLLSSLPELEKLEFNQEALISLPEKAPSCLLSKLKSIKISDFTDERDCIGKAKYFLKNGRALEKLTIRTALRYSGERKSKISKVLSASPWESKHLCIFIF encoded by the exons ATGGCTAAGCAAGTGAAAATGGAGAATGTGGACAGGATTAGTGGTTTACATGATTCAATTTTAATTCACATTCTGTCATTCCTTTCTGCAAAACAAGTCATTAGGACCTCTATTTTATCTACCCGATGGAGATATCTTTTTGCTTTACTTCCTAATCTCCACTTTGATTTCGAAGGCGATTTGTGGCGCCGGGGTTATACAAGTTACAGGCATATTGACATCTATAGCTACGCAAGCCTTGTGGACAAAATGCTGATTACTCATAATATGACAAATATCGATAAATTTCGTCTCAAATGTCGAACAATGATTGATCCTGACCGTTTTCACGCGTGGATATCTGCTGCAGTTCATCGTGGGGTTAAACATCTTGATTTAAACATCTCCCCAGGCAAGTTCACTACTCGGCCGGCTGTTCTATTTACTTGCAGGACATTGGTTACTTTGAAACTGTGTATGGAGTTTGATTTTGTTTTGGATGTTCCCAAGGGTGCTCACTTCCCGAATCTAAAGACTATTCATCTTGAGGAAGTTAATTTTTCGAATGATGATTCAGTTAAAAGTCTATTATCCGGCTGCACCAGTCTTGAAGATTTGGTGATAGAGAAATTTCTCATGAGCAATATAAGCAACTTCAATATTTCACATCCTTTTCTCAAGAGATTGACTCTACTTTACACCTATCAAAGTGACTATGGTTGGATAACGATCGATGCCCCAAATCTAGTCTACCTGGAGTACGACGACGAATTAGTAGCAGGGTATTCACTGCAGAATTTGCAATCTCTTGTCAAAGCTGATATCGATATATCCAACAGTCTTCAAGTTGATGGATCTACTTTTTTTAGAGGGATCTGTAATGTTCGTTCACTTATTCTGTCGGATACTTCTCTCGAG CTTCTTTTAAGCTGTGCACCGCTTCCTGTTTTTCCTAACTTGGTCAAATTGAAGATACACTGTTCTAATGATCTACGCCCATACTATGATCAATGGGAAAAGGGACTTGAAACTTTACTCTCAAGTTTGCCTGAACTAGAAAAACTTGAGTTTAATCAG GAAGCTCTCATCTCTCTGCCTGAGAAAGCTCCTTCTTGCTTGTTGTCTAAactcaagtccataaaaatttcagactTTACAGATGAAAGAGATTGTATTGGGAAGGCAAAGTATTTCCTAAAGAATGGTAGAGCTCTAGAGAAGTTGACTATACGTACAGCATTACGCTATTCTGGAGAAAGAAAATCGAAGATATCTAAAGTGTTGTCGGCTTCACCATGGGAATCAAAGCATTTGTGCATCTTTATTTTTTGA
- the LOC107917124 gene encoding F-box protein At4g22280 isoform X1 → MAEQVKMEGIDRISDLHDSILIHILSFLSTKEAIKTSVLSTRWRYLFDLLPNIDFDLEEDLCRKNIKSYSTDVIENYMCSVDKMLLFCNTTNVNKFGFKCWIRMIGSDRFNGWISAAVDRGVKHLDLSTSVLPSSTLPIFTCKTLVSLKLGKYFVLNVPKDVHLPNLKTLHLHSVGFLNDDSVKGLFSGCPHLEDMVTRKCDLGKIRNFHISHHLLKTLTIRYSYNSFQCWLWINAPNLTSLEYYDRLVAGYSMENLQSLTKAVINISACKTFRADATTIFKGICDVPSLVLSDTSLELLLRCEPLPVFANLIRLDLPCHLRFRYSNPLQKGLETLLSSLPALEKLEFYQEVLCSLPEEVPSCLLHKLKTIKITNFTDEKYCIGKVKYILKNGGVLEKLIIVTASHISVGKKWISKTLFASARESKPCFILII, encoded by the exons ATGGCTGAGCAAGTGAAAATGGAGGGGATAGACAGGATTAGTGATTTACATGATTCAATTTTAATTCATATTCTGTCCTTCCTTTCTACAAAAGAAGCCATTAAAACCTCCGTTTTATCTACCAGATGGAGATATCTTTTTGATTTACTTCCTAATATCGACTTCGATTTGGAGGAGGATTTGTGCCGCAAGAATATTAAAAGTTACAGTACTGATGTTATTGAGAACTATATGTGTTCCGTCGATAAAATGCTGTTATTTTGCAATACAACAAATGTCAATAAATTTGGTTTCAAATGCTGGATAAGAATGATTGGTTCTGATCGTTTCAACGGGTGGATATCTGCTGCAGTTGATCGCGGAGTTAAACATCTTGATTTAAGCACCTCTGTTCTCCCGTCAAGTACTTTGCCTATATTTACTTGCAAGACATTGGTGAGTTTGAAACTGggtaaatattttgttttgaatgtTCCAAAGGATGTTCATCTTCCGAATCTAAAGACTCTTCATCTCCACTCAGTTGGGTTTTTGAATGATGATTCAGTCAAAGGACTTTTCTCCGGCTGCCCCCATCTTGAAGATATGGTCACAAGGAAATGCGACCTGGGAAAAATAAGGAACTTCCATATTTCACATCATTTGCTCAAGACATTGACTATACGTTACTCGTATAATAGTTTCCAGTGTTGGTTATGGATTAATGCCCCAAATCTAACCTCCTTGGAGTACTATGACCGTTTAGTAGCAGGGTATTCAATGGAGAATTTGCAATCTCTTACCAAAGCTGTTATCAATATATCTGCATGTAAAACTTTCCGAGCTGATGCAACAACAATTTTTAAAGGGATCTGTGATGTTCCTTCACTTGTTCTGTCAGATACTTCTCTCGAG CTTCTTTTAAGATGTGAACCGCTTCCTGTTTTTGCAAACTTGATCAGACTGGACTTACCTTGTCATCTTCGATTCCGATATTCTAATCCATTGCAAAAAGGACTTGAAACTTTACTCTCAAGTTTGCCTGCACTtgaaaaacttgagttttatCAG GAAGTTCTCTGCTCTCTTCCAGAGGAAGTGCCTTCTTGTTTGTTGCATAAACTCAAGACCATCAAAATTACAAACTTTACAGATGAAAAGTATTGTATTGGAAAGGTCAAGTATATCCTAAAGAATGGTGGAGTTCTAGAGAAGTTGATAATAGTTACAGCATCACACATTTCTGTAGGAAAGAAATGGATATCCAAAACCTTGTTTGCTTCAGCAAGGGAATCAAAGCCATGCTTCATTttgattatttga
- the LOC107917124 gene encoding F-box protein At4g22280 isoform X2: MAEQVKMEGIDRISDLHDSILIHILSFLSTKEAIKTSVLSTRWRYLFDLLPNIDFDLEEDLCRKNIKSYSTDVIENYMCSVDKMLLFCNTTNVNKFGFKCWIRMIGSDRFNGWISAAVDRGVKHLDLSTSVLPSSTLPIFTCKTLVSLKLGKYFVLNVPKDVHLPNLKTLHLHSVGFLNDDSVKGLFSGCPHLEDMVTRKCDLGKIRNFHISHHLLKTLTIRYSYNSFQCWLWINAPNLTSLEYYDRLVAGYSMENLQSLTKAVINISACKTFRADATTIFKGICDVPSLVLSDTSLELLLRCEPLPVFANLIRLDLPCHLRFRYSNPLQKGLETLLSSLPALEKLEFYQFSALFQRKCLLVCCINSRPSKLQTLQMKSIVLERSSIS; encoded by the exons ATGGCTGAGCAAGTGAAAATGGAGGGGATAGACAGGATTAGTGATTTACATGATTCAATTTTAATTCATATTCTGTCCTTCCTTTCTACAAAAGAAGCCATTAAAACCTCCGTTTTATCTACCAGATGGAGATATCTTTTTGATTTACTTCCTAATATCGACTTCGATTTGGAGGAGGATTTGTGCCGCAAGAATATTAAAAGTTACAGTACTGATGTTATTGAGAACTATATGTGTTCCGTCGATAAAATGCTGTTATTTTGCAATACAACAAATGTCAATAAATTTGGTTTCAAATGCTGGATAAGAATGATTGGTTCTGATCGTTTCAACGGGTGGATATCTGCTGCAGTTGATCGCGGAGTTAAACATCTTGATTTAAGCACCTCTGTTCTCCCGTCAAGTACTTTGCCTATATTTACTTGCAAGACATTGGTGAGTTTGAAACTGggtaaatattttgttttgaatgtTCCAAAGGATGTTCATCTTCCGAATCTAAAGACTCTTCATCTCCACTCAGTTGGGTTTTTGAATGATGATTCAGTCAAAGGACTTTTCTCCGGCTGCCCCCATCTTGAAGATATGGTCACAAGGAAATGCGACCTGGGAAAAATAAGGAACTTCCATATTTCACATCATTTGCTCAAGACATTGACTATACGTTACTCGTATAATAGTTTCCAGTGTTGGTTATGGATTAATGCCCCAAATCTAACCTCCTTGGAGTACTATGACCGTTTAGTAGCAGGGTATTCAATGGAGAATTTGCAATCTCTTACCAAAGCTGTTATCAATATATCTGCATGTAAAACTTTCCGAGCTGATGCAACAACAATTTTTAAAGGGATCTGTGATGTTCCTTCACTTGTTCTGTCAGATACTTCTCTCGAG CTTCTTTTAAGATGTGAACCGCTTCCTGTTTTTGCAAACTTGATCAGACTGGACTTACCTTGTCATCTTCGATTCCGATATTCTAATCCATTGCAAAAAGGACTTGAAACTTTACTCTCAAGTTTGCCTGCACTtgaaaaacttgagttttatCAG TTCTCTGCTCTCTTCCAGAGGAAGTGCCTTCTTGTTTGTTGCATAAACTCAAGACCATCAAAATTACAAACTTTACAGATGAAAAGTATTGTATTGGAAAGGTCAAGTATATCCTAA